In the Aromatoleum bremense genome, one interval contains:
- a CDS encoding complex I NDUFA9 subunit family protein, with amino-acid sequence MKIERVVLIGGSGFVGSAVANRLAEAAVEVVVPTRHESRARHLLLLPTVDVVEADVHDPATLARLVAGVDAVINLVGILHSRSGSPYGRDFARAHVELPQKIVAACHAARVPHLVHVSALGASPDGPSEYLRSKAAGEAAVRAGGDAPAWTVLRPAVMFGRGDHFTNLFAKLARRFPVLPLGGARARFQPVYVEDVASVICHCLRDPAAAGETFELAGPRVYTLRELVEYISDLAGAPRPIIPLPEGLAMMQAALMEWLPNPIMSRDNLRSMRVDNVASGAPLPFGMTPTPLEAVVPAYIGDSSQRARYYSMRSHSGRPHG; translated from the coding sequence ATGAAAATCGAACGCGTCGTGCTCATCGGCGGCTCCGGCTTCGTCGGCAGCGCCGTTGCCAACCGGCTTGCCGAAGCCGCCGTCGAGGTCGTCGTTCCGACTCGCCACGAGAGCCGCGCGCGCCATCTGCTGCTGCTGCCGACCGTCGACGTCGTCGAGGCGGATGTGCATGACCCGGCGACGCTCGCGCGGCTGGTCGCCGGCGTCGATGCGGTCATCAACCTCGTCGGGATCCTGCATTCCCGGTCGGGCTCCCCGTACGGCCGGGATTTCGCGCGCGCGCATGTTGAATTGCCGCAAAAGATCGTCGCCGCGTGCCACGCCGCGCGAGTTCCCCATCTCGTGCATGTGAGCGCGCTCGGCGCCTCGCCCGACGGTCCGTCCGAATACCTGCGCTCGAAGGCCGCCGGCGAGGCGGCGGTACGCGCCGGCGGCGACGCCCCGGCCTGGACGGTGCTGCGTCCGGCGGTGATGTTCGGCCGCGGCGACCACTTCACGAACCTCTTCGCCAAGCTGGCGAGGCGATTTCCGGTTTTGCCGCTGGGCGGCGCACGCGCGCGATTCCAGCCCGTGTACGTCGAAGACGTCGCTTCGGTCATCTGCCACTGCCTGCGCGATCCGGCCGCCGCCGGCGAGACGTTCGAACTCGCGGGGCCGCGCGTCTATACGCTGCGCGAGCTGGTCGAATACATCAGCGATCTGGCCGGTGCACCACGCCCGATCATCCCGCTGCCCGAGGGGCTCGCGATGATGCAGGCGGCACTGATGGAATGGCTGCCGAACCCGATAATGAGCCGCGACAACCTGCGCTCGATGCGCGTCGACAACGTCGCGAGTGGCGCGCCGCTACCGTTCGGCATGACCCCGACGCCGCTGGAGGCCGTCGTGCCGGCATATATCGGCGACAGCTCGCAACGCGCCCGCTACTATTCGATGCGTAGCCACTCCGGCCGACCCCACGGCTGA
- a CDS encoding glutathione S-transferase family protein → MKLIIGNKNYSSWSLRAWLAARASGRQFEEIRIALFIPGSRERILSHSPSGKVPCLIDHGLAIWDSLAICEYLAEKAPGLWPADTATRAIARSVSAEMHSGFTDLRQHMTMNIRKDYTGQGRNTAVDANIARIEAIWNDCRERFGTQANPAGPYLFGAFSAADAMYAPVCFRFKTYGVRPAAAAGEYLDAMLAHPLMQEWETAAKAESESIPSEDLYG, encoded by the coding sequence ATGAAACTGATCATCGGCAACAAGAACTACTCGTCCTGGTCGCTGCGTGCGTGGCTCGCGGCGCGGGCCAGCGGCCGGCAGTTCGAGGAGATCCGCATCGCGCTGTTCATCCCCGGCAGCCGCGAGCGCATCCTGTCGCATTCGCCGTCCGGAAAAGTGCCGTGCCTGATCGACCATGGCCTGGCGATCTGGGATTCACTCGCGATCTGCGAATATCTCGCCGAAAAGGCGCCGGGACTGTGGCCGGCCGACACGGCGACGCGCGCGATCGCCCGCTCGGTCAGCGCCGAAATGCATTCCGGCTTCACCGACCTGCGCCAGCACATGACGATGAACATCCGCAAGGACTACACCGGCCAGGGGCGCAACACGGCGGTCGATGCCAACATCGCCCGCATCGAGGCGATCTGGAACGACTGCCGCGAGCGTTTCGGCACGCAGGCGAACCCAGCCGGGCCGTATCTGTTCGGCGCGTTCTCGGCAGCCGATGCGATGTACGCGCCGGTCTGCTTCCGCTTCAAAACCTACGGGGTGCGACCGGCCGCGGCCGCGGGCGAATATCTCGACGCGATGCTCGCGCACCCGCTGATGCAGGAATGGGAAACGGCGGCGAAGGCCGAAAGCGAATCGATCCCGTCCGAAGATCTTTACGGCTGA